The nucleotide window TCACTCAAAAGCTCCATCGTACCGACTATCGAGGCGAAACTGCCCCCTCTGTCAATGTCGGTAACGAGAATTACTTTCGCGTTTGCATGCTTTGCCACACGCATGTTGGCTATATCGTAGTCCTTCAGGTTAATCTCCACCGGACTGCCGGCACCTTCGATTAAAACGAGATCGTGCCTCTCCTTCAGCTCGTCGAGGACCCTCATTGCCTTTTGAAAAAGCTCTTCCTTCCGCGAGAGCATGTAGTCCCTGGCTGAGACGCTACCTATGGGCTTTCCCATGAAGACGACCTGGCTCCTCATCTCTCCTTCTGGCTTGAGGAGGATTGGGTTGAACTTCACGCTTGGCCTCTTTCTGCAGGCTATCGCCTGAAGGTACTGGGCGCGACTTATCTCACCCCCTTCGATGCTCGGCGCTGAATTAAGGCTCATGTTCTGGCTCTTGAATGGAACGACGTCGTAGCCGAGGTTGGAAAAAATCCTGCATAATGCAGTGACGAGGAGGGATTTGCCGGCGCCAGATGAGGTCCCCTGAACCATTAAGGCCTTCCCCATTTTCCCACCAGGGAACGTTGGCCGAAGGCCATATAAACCCTTGGATAAAACCTCCAGCGGTGGTCGGAATGGAGAGCCTTTTCCTTCTCGTTCTGGGAAACACCGAGATAAGCACAGTTCCGGGGATAAGCGTCGCAGGAGCAACGCCCGAGCTTACGAAGCTAACACCTGTTGCCGATGCCGAATACCTCTTCCACGAGAAGCCCCTGACGATAGACGTTATTCCAGTAACGCCCGAGGGTCATCCAACTCCGGCTATAATCACCAAGGCGGCTAAAGAACTGGCAAACTTTCCCGTCCTCGTGGTTCGCGGGGGAACTTATTTAGCACCCCTCGTTCC belongs to Thermococcus sp. and includes:
- a CDS encoding cobyric acid synthase — protein: MGKALMVQGTSSGAGKSLLVTALCRIFSNLGYDVVPFKSQNMSLNSAPSIEGGEISRAQYLQAIACRKRPSVKFNPILLKPEGEMRSQVVFMGKPIGSVSARDYMLSRKEELFQKAMRVLDELKERHDLVLIEGAGSPVEINLKDYDIANMRVAKHANAKVILVTDIDRGGSFASIVGTMELLSEEERELVMGFVFNKFRGDASLLKPGFDYLEKRYGKLTLGVIPYVQHRLPEEDSLTEFPKVKGELHIQIVKLPHISNFTDFEPLHWANGVDYVTRAEEIEGDVIII